In Elusimicrobiota bacterium, one DNA window encodes the following:
- a CDS encoding prepilin-type N-terminal cleavage/methylation domain-containing protein: MWARSPLRGFTLIELMIVVAIIGLLAAIAIPKFAELVRKSKEASVKGQLGSMRSAISIYYSNNEGIYPGDDLSALTIGGMYLNEIPVTAIPPYHDSMAGVGNNGALGSAAIFSDMAMQPLWRYWNWPPSMGGAGTQGQLWIGCTHTDTRSSTWSNY; encoded by the coding sequence ATGTGGGCTCGCTCTCCCCTCCGTGGATTCACTCTCATCGAACTCATGATTGTCGTCGCCATCATTGGTCTGTTGGCCGCCATCGCCATTCCGAAGTTTGCGGAACTCGTGCGAAAATCCAAAGAGGCTTCTGTGAAAGGGCAATTGGGATCGATGCGGTCGGCCATTTCCATCTATTATTCGAACAATGAAGGAATTTACCCTGGGGATGATTTAAGCGCCCTGACCATCGGCGGGATGTATCTTAACGAAATTCCGGTCACCGCCATTCCTCCTTATCATGATTCAATGGCCGGCGTGGGCAATAATGGCGCTCTGGGGTCGGCGGCGATATTTTCGGATATGGCCATGCAGCCGCTTTGGCGTTATTGGAATTGGCCGCCGTCCATGGGGGGCGCCGGAACTCAAGGGCAGTTGTGGATCGGTTGCACCCACACCGACACACGAAGTTCAACCTGGTCCAATTATTGA
- a CDS encoding ankyrin repeat domain-containing protein, with product MGSTAILMAQPDQRIDKLLKAAQTGDIAMVAKLVQEGAKVNSHNANGETPLHHAALTGHERVVQFLLTNGSHINARTNEGATPLFLAAQEGHTDVVKLLLERGAKRQLDFVAYKLTPLQTAIENNHQETVELLLKSSTKDEIESRTAKGQTGLMLAAIQGNVAICEKLVDAGAEINASEDGITPVFFAAFKGHAKVIEVLSKRGALVNVPVEKGQIIPLMAASREGHLEAVLALIKAGANISYTNDLKWNAYYLADMHKHKKVCEALETAYFARNRALGNLGALRSAVAIYFSDAYDDPSLAKSPEGYPKTLERAYSHPSSKEPFPEIQLVNHQKTRTVTIYPNIGTKDTSLSKFDISKSNLLKDTGGWGYDPHRGLAFIDCTHMDWTGEAWYEK from the coding sequence ATGGGTAGCACCGCCATCCTCATGGCTCAGCCGGACCAAAGGATTGACAAACTTCTTAAGGCTGCCCAAACCGGCGATATTGCCATGGTGGCCAAGCTTGTTCAAGAGGGCGCCAAAGTAAATTCACACAATGCGAATGGTGAAACCCCGCTCCATCACGCAGCTTTAACCGGTCATGAACGAGTGGTCCAGTTCCTACTAACAAATGGAAGCCATATCAACGCCCGTACGAACGAAGGCGCAACGCCTCTGTTTCTTGCTGCGCAAGAAGGCCACACCGATGTGGTGAAACTACTATTGGAACGTGGAGCTAAGCGGCAATTGGATTTCGTTGCATATAAGCTGACACCTTTGCAGACAGCCATTGAAAATAACCACCAAGAAACTGTTGAGTTGCTTCTTAAATCCTCAACTAAGGATGAGATCGAATCTCGAACGGCCAAAGGACAGACAGGTTTAATGCTCGCGGCAATCCAAGGGAATGTGGCGATTTGTGAAAAATTGGTAGACGCGGGAGCGGAGATCAATGCCAGCGAGGATGGTATTACTCCGGTCTTCTTTGCGGCATTCAAAGGTCATGCGAAAGTAATCGAGGTGTTGAGTAAAAGGGGAGCATTGGTAAACGTTCCTGTGGAAAAAGGTCAAATTATCCCTTTAATGGCAGCCTCTAGGGAAGGCCATTTGGAGGCTGTTCTCGCCCTTATTAAAGCCGGGGCGAATATTTCCTATACGAATGATTTGAAATGGAATGCTTATTACCTCGCAGATATGCATAAACACAAAAAAGTTTGCGAGGCCCTGGAAACAGCTTATTTTGCGAGAAACCGAGCCCTTGGGAATCTTGGTGCCCTTAGGTCGGCGGTGGCGATTTACTTTTCAGATGCATATGATGACCCCTCACTTGCAAAAAGCCCAGAGGGCTACCCGAAAACCCTCGAGAGGGCTTATTCGCATCCCTCTAGCAAAGAACCTTTTCCGGAAATCCAGCTGGTCAATCACCAAAAAACAAGAACCGTCACCATATATCCCAATATTGGCACGAAGGACACATCTCTGAGCAAATTTGACATAAGTAAATCCAATCTCCTTAAAGATACGGGAGGATGGGGGTACGACCCTCATAGGGGGTTGGCATTCATCGACTGCACTCATATGGACTGGACAGGTGAGGCTTGGTATGAAAAATAA
- a CDS encoding restriction endonuclease subunit S: MAGEWRVTPFSQAVTVNPRVQLKRGTTYPFVDMGAVSAGSRSAFASEERQFDGGGSRFAIGDTLMARITPCLENGKIARYTGESGETAHGSTEFIVIRGREGVSETDYAYYLTKWDGVSGYAISQMTGTSGRQRVPSETLDHLEVPIPPLVEQSAIAKILGALDDKIELNRRMNETLEGMAQALFKSWLVDFDPVRAKASGRDTGLPRGFANLFPGVFQDSELGLIPQGWSISNIYEIADVLYGAPFASDKFRSDGVGEPLIRIRDLSDESPGVWTTEVHPKGYKARPGDIVVGMDGEFRAYLWGGDEGWVNQRVCVFTPKPGWSAAFVRNTIIPLLSHIEATETATTVIHLGKTDIDLFRVILPPPNIADQFNRICQPWYDSIVTKKKESRTLADLRDALLPKLISGELRLKDAEKYIGREV; this comes from the coding sequence ATGGCGGGTGAATGGCGAGTGACGCCATTTAGTCAAGCTGTCACGGTAAACCCACGGGTGCAGCTCAAGCGCGGAACAACTTACCCATTTGTTGACATGGGCGCAGTCAGCGCTGGTTCACGCTCTGCTTTTGCGAGCGAAGAACGGCAATTTGACGGCGGAGGCTCGCGCTTCGCGATAGGCGACACGTTAATGGCCCGAATTACGCCCTGTCTTGAGAATGGAAAGATTGCTCGCTACACCGGTGAGTCGGGGGAGACAGCACACGGCTCAACTGAGTTTATAGTGATCCGTGGCCGCGAGGGGGTAAGCGAGACGGATTACGCCTACTACCTAACAAAGTGGGATGGTGTCAGCGGATATGCAATTAGCCAGATGACCGGCACGTCAGGCCGACAACGTGTTCCATCTGAGACGCTCGATCATCTTGAGGTGCCAATTCCTCCGCTCGTTGAACAAAGCGCCATTGCTAAAATCCTTGGCGCGCTTGACGATAAGATTGAGCTGAACCGAAGGATGAATGAGACGTTGGAGGGGATGGCACAGGCACTGTTCAAGTCTTGGTTAGTGGACTTCGATCCCGTCCGCGCCAAAGCTTCCGGCCGCGACACCGGCCTCCCCAGAGGATTCGCAAATCTCTTCCCTGGTGTTTTCCAAGACTCTGAACTTGGATTGATTCCGCAAGGGTGGAGCATTTCTAATATCTACGAGATTGCGGATGTCCTTTACGGTGCTCCCTTTGCATCTGATAAATTTAGAAGTGATGGGGTTGGCGAGCCGTTAATACGCATTCGCGATCTTTCAGACGAATCTCCGGGAGTATGGACCACAGAAGTGCACCCGAAGGGCTACAAGGCTAGACCTGGAGATATTGTGGTTGGCATGGACGGTGAGTTCCGAGCGTACTTGTGGGGTGGGGATGAAGGCTGGGTCAATCAGCGAGTCTGTGTGTTTACACCTAAACCAGGTTGGAGCGCCGCATTCGTGCGGAATACAATTATCCCGCTCCTCAGTCATATTGAGGCAACTGAGACTGCTACAACCGTTATTCATCTTGGAAAAACCGACATAGACCTTTTCAGAGTCATTTTACCTCCCCCGAATATCGCAGACCAATTCAACAGAATTTGTCAGCCTTGGTACGACAGCATCGTCACCAAGAAAAAAGAATCTCGCACACTTGCTGATTTGCGCGACGCACTGTTGCCAAAACTCATTTCCGGTGAGCTTCGATTGAAGGACGCGGAGAAGTATATTGGGAGAGAGGTCTGA
- a CDS encoding glycosyltransferase, with product MDAVDDFVRRGDPPSITILQPAHNEEQTCVGSLRSLLTLEYASYEIVVINDGSTDGTLDALTRAFALKPTGRFPMASIPTASVRGTYRSAVNDKLWVIDKDNGGKADALNAGINFCRTALFCAIDADCLLERDALTRIVRPFVEDDRTVAVGGIVRIANGCRFQGGQVVDVRLPSALLPRFQVLEYLRAFLTGRMGWDAMNALLIISGAFGLFRRETVIDAGGFSTTTVGEDMELVVRLHRHCRERRRPYRITFLPDPVAWTECPETYGALARQRDRWQRGLAQTLVRHTRMLFNPRYGAVGMFAFPYFFFLEMLGPVMELGGFVVFGWALWEHRVSLAFSAAFGLSAFAFGMALSILTVALEELSFHRYHRFRDYALLFLLALIENVGYRQLGMWWRLKGLWSAVRGVKRWGGNPRLGFARGPA from the coding sequence ATGGACGCGGTGGACGATTTCGTTCGACGGGGCGATCCCCCGTCCATCACCATCTTGCAGCCGGCGCACAACGAGGAACAAACGTGCGTCGGCTCCCTCCGCTCCCTGTTGACGCTGGAATACGCGTCCTACGAAATCGTGGTGATCAACGACGGTTCGACCGACGGGACGCTCGACGCCTTGACCCGCGCCTTTGCGCTCAAACCCACCGGGCGGTTTCCGATGGCTTCGATTCCGACCGCGAGCGTGCGGGGCACTTACCGCAGCGCGGTGAACGACAAATTGTGGGTGATCGACAAGGACAACGGCGGCAAAGCGGACGCGTTGAACGCCGGAATCAATTTCTGCCGGACGGCGCTGTTCTGCGCCATCGACGCCGACTGTTTGTTGGAGCGGGACGCCCTCACCCGGATCGTCCGTCCGTTCGTGGAGGACGACCGGACGGTGGCGGTGGGGGGCATCGTGCGCATCGCCAACGGCTGCCGATTCCAGGGGGGGCAAGTGGTCGACGTGCGACTGCCGAGCGCGTTGCTGCCGCGCTTTCAGGTGTTGGAATATCTTCGGGCTTTTTTAACGGGTCGAATGGGGTGGGACGCGATGAACGCGTTGCTGATCATTTCGGGGGCCTTCGGTTTGTTTCGACGGGAAACGGTGATCGACGCCGGCGGTTTCTCCACGACCACGGTCGGGGAGGACATGGAATTGGTGGTGCGTCTCCACCGGCATTGCCGGGAACGCCGCCGCCCTTACCGCATCACCTTCCTTCCGGACCCCGTCGCCTGGACGGAATGCCCCGAAACCTACGGCGCCCTGGCCCGTCAGCGCGACCGGTGGCAACGGGGATTGGCCCAAACCCTGGTCCGCCACACGCGAATGCTTTTCAATCCCCGTTACGGGGCGGTGGGAATGTTCGCCTTTCCCTATTTCTTTTTTCTCGAGATGCTGGGGCCCGTGATGGAATTGGGGGGGTTCGTGGTGTTCGGATGGGCCCTTTGGGAGCATCGGGTCTCTCTCGCCTTTTCCGCGGCGTTCGGTCTGTCCGCCTTCGCTTTCGGCATGGCCCTTTCGATCCTGACGGTGGCGCTGGAGGAGCTCTCGTTTCACCGCTACCATCGTTTTCGGGATTACGCGTTGTTGTTTTTGTTGGCCTTGATCGAAAACGTGGGCTACCGCCAATTGGGCATGTGGTGGAGGTTGAAAGGTCTTTGGTCCGCGGTTCGGGGCGTCAAGCGGTGGGGGGGGAATCCCCGATTGGGGTTTGCGCGAGGCCCCGCGTGA
- a CDS encoding MBL fold metallo-hydrolase, which produces MPPYLRQIPVGPMENFCYLVGDPTVKKCWIVDPAWDVKTALDIAAADGYSVDGALISHSHFDHCNAVETLLAGRNIPLYVQPRELEYLEKGAPRGLFWDLPKDHVRPVKGGDTLSLGSTRLTILHTPGHTPGSQCFLVDGRLLSGDTLFLGTCGRCDLPGGNPHELFETLNGVLAKLPEDTILFPGHNYSSRGTQSTLREEKKENRFLSVHRLDEFLEKLGF; this is translated from the coding sequence ATGCCTCCTTATCTTCGTCAAATTCCCGTGGGCCCCATGGAAAACTTCTGTTATTTGGTGGGGGACCCGACCGTCAAGAAATGTTGGATCGTCGATCCCGCCTGGGACGTTAAAACCGCCTTGGACATCGCCGCCGCCGACGGTTATTCCGTGGACGGCGCCCTGATCAGCCACAGTCATTTCGATCACTGCAACGCCGTCGAAACCCTCTTGGCCGGCCGCAACATCCCCCTGTACGTTCAACCGCGGGAATTGGAATACCTTGAAAAGGGAGCTCCCCGGGGCCTGTTTTGGGATTTGCCGAAGGACCACGTGCGTCCGGTGAAGGGCGGCGACACCCTGAGCCTTGGATCGACCCGCCTGACGATTCTGCACACCCCCGGGCACACCCCCGGTTCCCAATGCTTCCTGGTGGATGGACGCTTGTTGAGCGGCGATACGCTGTTTCTGGGGACCTGCGGCCGGTGCGATCTGCCGGGGGGGAATCCGCACGAATTGTTTGAGACGCTCAACGGGGTGTTGGCCAAATTGCCGGAGGATACGATTTTATTTCCCGGGCACAATTATTCCTCGCGGGGCACGCAAAGCACCCTGCGGGAGGAAAAAAAAGAGAATCGTTTTCTCAGTGTTCATCGTTTGGACGAATTTCTCGAGAAACTCGGGTTTTGA
- a CDS encoding Arc family DNA-binding protein has product MRQKSTKDLTHVAAYLPKELLKKIKEKADKDRRSVSSEVVVLLEKALGHETGKA; this is encoded by the coding sequence TTGAGGCAAAAATCAACAAAAGATTTGACCCATGTCGCGGCTTATCTTCCTAAAGAACTTTTGAAGAAGATCAAGGAAAAAGCCGACAAAGATCGACGATCCGTTAGCTCGGAAGTGGTTGTGTTGTTGGAAAAAGCCTTGGGCCATGAAACGGGGAAAGCATAA
- a CDS encoding recombinase family protein yields MPTSNTPKIDAHGNQKPTVAVKTDAPEKQRPTRCAIYTRVSTDQQAELEYNSCEAQEDRIRSFIASQEGFVVGGVYTDPGYTGANTDRPGLRHAISDVQAGLIDMVIVYKIDRLTRSPRDFYQLIEVFEAHKVGFISVTERFDTSTPAGRLLRNIMLTFAQFERELSSERVRDKVVQRFKRGLYVGGCPAHGYKAEKGGLALDPPRDEEVRLIFETYVKTRSIRGVLRALKEKGIVSRKGNPFTDSTVWHMLKKRIYTGAVVHKGATHPGQHPAIISKELFDHVQEIISKGPRRGPDHSILLPYAGLISCEECGSSMTVAFTNKVTKRGQGRKYYYYRCSTIGHKGWNSCATKQIGADRFHETIQRNIHRISMDPDYLENLLFKVKIQTQSVDSAGYEPSRQEEGLTVQNVQNHLQGFLRICARKPGIEKSLGVRGHIQQIRYSKKRVCVDFRIGRPPVGELQNGVTPAAATLPAAPPACPPALKRKESNRLSQSDPFPSFDAYVNGGVDGI; encoded by the coding sequence ATGCCAACGTCAAATACGCCAAAGATTGACGCACACGGAAATCAAAAGCCCACTGTTGCCGTAAAGACTGACGCCCCCGAAAAGCAGAGGCCCACCCGGTGCGCCATTTATACCCGGGTTTCCACGGACCAACAAGCTGAACTGGAGTATAACTCCTGTGAGGCCCAGGAAGACCGCATCCGCTCCTTTATAGCCAGCCAGGAGGGTTTCGTTGTCGGTGGCGTCTACACCGATCCCGGTTATACGGGCGCAAACACGGATCGGCCAGGGCTTCGTCATGCCATCTCTGATGTCCAGGCGGGCCTCATTGATATGGTTATCGTCTATAAAATTGACCGTCTGACTCGATCTCCCCGTGATTTCTATCAGTTGATAGAGGTTTTCGAGGCCCACAAGGTTGGGTTTATTTCCGTGACGGAGCGTTTTGACACCTCGACGCCCGCCGGCCGATTATTGAGGAACATCATGTTGACCTTCGCCCAATTCGAGCGGGAATTGTCCTCGGAGCGGGTCAGGGACAAGGTTGTTCAACGATTTAAACGTGGGTTATATGTCGGCGGTTGTCCCGCCCACGGGTATAAGGCGGAAAAGGGCGGGCTGGCCCTTGATCCTCCTAGGGATGAGGAGGTTCGGCTAATCTTTGAAACCTACGTCAAAACGCGCTCGATCCGGGGTGTTCTTAGGGCATTGAAGGAAAAGGGGATCGTCTCTCGCAAAGGAAATCCCTTCACGGATTCAACCGTTTGGCACATGCTCAAGAAACGCATCTATACCGGCGCTGTGGTCCATAAAGGGGCGACTCATCCCGGCCAGCACCCGGCGATTATCTCGAAAGAGCTTTTTGACCATGTTCAGGAAATTATCAGCAAGGGACCGCGCCGGGGGCCGGACCATTCGATCCTCCTTCCTTACGCCGGACTTATTAGCTGTGAGGAGTGCGGATCATCCATGACGGTGGCCTTCACCAATAAGGTCACCAAGAGAGGGCAAGGGAGAAAATATTACTACTACCGCTGTTCCACCATCGGCCACAAGGGATGGAACTCTTGCGCCACAAAACAGATCGGAGCGGACCGGTTCCATGAAACGATCCAGAGAAATATCCATCGCATATCCATGGACCCGGACTATTTGGAAAACCTGCTCTTTAAGGTTAAAATACAAACCCAATCTGTTGACTCGGCGGGATATGAACCCTCCCGCCAGGAGGAGGGTTTAACGGTCCAAAACGTCCAAAATCATTTACAAGGATTTTTGAGAATATGCGCGCGCAAACCCGGAATCGAAAAAAGCCTGGGGGTTCGTGGGCACATTCAACAGATTCGTTACTCCAAAAAGAGGGTGTGTGTAGACTTCCGCATTGGCCGCCCGCCCGTCGGAGAACTGCAAAATGGAGTGACTCCCGCCGCCGCGACTCTGCCCGCCGCCCCGCCCGCTTGCCCGCCCGCCTTAAAAAGAAAAGAGTCCAACCGCTTATCGCAGTCAGACCCTTTTCCTTCGTTCGATGCTTACGTAAATGGCGGGGTCGACGGGATTTGA
- the yaiO gene encoding YaiO family outer membrane beta-barrel protein, with the protein MNRWWILAAFAVPSGLWARDAGYWETKAGTEQQNYASGRTGWYTSSFSAKRMTARGDSLSLGVDRVARFTQSDNAAVVDTYVSVWPRAYTNLRVQATRKVQILPKADGFFELYQGFGHQWEASARARHMSFVGDNVDLYSLSLAKYYNEWYGQSRVTWVPSRDGVGVSREFVIRRYGGNEDEFVQLTLGRTSHSAVGAFTPGATGDQSTYAHARLQLLVRDWFGLSGTLMLEDEIHLPPRKGFSLQVFVRYND; encoded by the coding sequence GTGAACCGCTGGTGGATCCTCGCGGCCTTCGCGGTCCCGTCGGGACTCTGGGCGCGGGACGCCGGCTATTGGGAAACCAAGGCCGGCACCGAGCAACAGAATTACGCCTCGGGCCGAACGGGTTGGTACACGTCCTCCTTTTCCGCCAAACGGATGACGGCCCGGGGGGATTCCCTCTCGCTGGGCGTCGATCGGGTCGCGCGTTTTACCCAAAGCGACAACGCGGCGGTCGTCGACACGTATGTGAGCGTGTGGCCCCGGGCGTACACGAATTTGCGCGTGCAAGCCACCCGAAAAGTCCAGATCCTCCCCAAAGCCGACGGTTTTTTTGAGCTTTACCAGGGGTTCGGACATCAATGGGAGGCTTCGGCCCGGGCGCGCCACATGAGTTTCGTGGGGGACAACGTGGATTTGTACAGCCTCTCCCTCGCGAAATATTACAACGAGTGGTATGGGCAGTCGCGCGTCACGTGGGTTCCGTCCCGGGACGGGGTCGGCGTTTCACGCGAATTTGTCATTCGGCGTTACGGCGGCAACGAAGACGAATTCGTCCAGCTGACGCTGGGACGAACGAGCCATTCGGCCGTCGGGGCCTTTACCCCCGGCGCCACGGGGGATCAGTCCACCTACGCCCACGCCCGCCTGCAGTTGTTGGTCCGGGATTGGTTCGGCCTTTCGGGGACGTTGATGTTGGAAGACGAAATCCATCTGCCCCCCAGAAAAGGCTTTTCCCTGCAGGTCTTTGTGCGATACAATGACTAA
- a CDS encoding abortive infection family protein yields the protein MPEAITSPFVMHGARDAIAGGLAHIEQQVKSIEQSVVENPGLAFDLAKTLVESVCKVVLTELSIAFSETDDLPRLFKIASTNLPFLPPTASGETETGVSLRRTLSGLNTVIQGICELRNKCNFASHGAATPRPQMETVQGTNGRWGGRHHRGISLSRPSAGSCSAAVSAGAV from the coding sequence ATGCCTGAAGCGATAACCTCCCCTTTCGTGATGCATGGAGCTCGGGACGCAATTGCCGGTGGCCTGGCGCACATTGAGCAGCAAGTCAAGTCTATTGAGCAATCGGTGGTTGAGAATCCAGGACTGGCATTCGACCTTGCCAAAACGCTTGTAGAGAGCGTGTGTAAAGTGGTGCTAACTGAACTATCGATCGCATTTAGTGAGACCGACGATCTGCCGAGGTTATTTAAGATCGCTTCAACAAACCTACCCTTTTTACCACCGACCGCGAGCGGGGAAACTGAAACAGGGGTGAGCCTGCGGCGAACACTCAGCGGCCTAAACACTGTGATTCAAGGGATTTGCGAACTGCGCAATAAGTGTAATTTTGCGTCGCATGGGGCTGCAACACCGCGTCCCCAAATGGAGACCGTTCAGGGCACTAATGGCCGCTGGGGCGGCAGACACCATCGTGGGATTTCTTTATCGCGTCCATCGGCAGGATCGTGCAGCGCCGCCGTTAGCGCTGGCGCTGTTTGA
- a CDS encoding restriction endonuclease: MDATGELNVANLAKVKVFVQAKRYKLGSKVNASVVKQLRSSIPSNGQGAFITTADYQSAAAGVALAPGFPRIGLVNGRQLVDLLIEHWEDIPSEFRERLGLKPGLVRE, translated from the coding sequence GTGGACGCTACCGGTGAGCTAAATGTCGCTAACTTGGCGAAGGTGAAGGTTTTTGTGCAGGCCAAGCGATACAAGCTTGGTTCAAAAGTGAACGCGAGCGTTGTCAAGCAACTTCGATCCTCAATTCCATCGAATGGCCAGGGAGCCTTCATTACAACCGCGGACTATCAATCCGCTGCCGCGGGGGTGGCGCTCGCACCAGGTTTCCCAAGGATCGGACTTGTTAACGGACGGCAACTTGTTGACCTTCTGATCGAGCACTGGGAGGACATTCCCTCAGAGTTTCGGGAACGGTTAGGACTTAAGCCAGGATTGGTTCGGGAATGA
- a CDS encoding tetratricopeptide repeat protein has protein sequence MEKKGDLPGAFEKYREAAEQSPEEIKTQCSLAAFYEKYADYLMKEATKSLDKVFISRLPIVLDDMRRVNLACVNLAPKNYEAYARLGNIYMQMGDVAEADAMFSRSLTLNPRHAPALEGKTYLKAIQDPRTEGAPMLILNRVRGHLERAVPHRANLRFQEITLKANGDSTSTAVIPFELSAGKPELYPYLLSRYERPFPIKKVWNVLWLKEENRAELKSLADATTGIVSGFSTVIAQLDVPITLLHFKILDAKGSPVRTVEVDPRGFYKGERSSAIKVF, from the coding sequence TTGGAAAAGAAAGGGGACCTTCCCGGCGCGTTTGAAAAATATAGAGAGGCTGCCGAGCAATCACCCGAAGAAATAAAAACTCAATGCAGTCTGGCAGCTTTCTATGAAAAATACGCTGATTATTTAATGAAAGAAGCAACTAAAAGCCTGGACAAAGTCTTTATTAGCAGGCTTCCTATCGTTCTCGATGACATGAGAAGGGTGAATCTTGCATGCGTAAACCTGGCCCCGAAAAATTACGAGGCCTACGCCAGGCTTGGCAACATTTACATGCAGATGGGCGATGTCGCAGAAGCAGATGCGATGTTTAGCAGGTCCTTGACACTGAATCCCAGGCATGCCCCGGCTCTAGAGGGAAAAACCTATTTAAAAGCAATCCAGGACCCGCGCACAGAAGGCGCGCCAATGCTTATATTGAATCGTGTGAGAGGCCATCTTGAGCGGGCGGTGCCTCATCGAGCAAACCTCAGGTTTCAGGAAATTACCCTGAAAGCCAATGGGGATTCAACGAGCACGGCGGTGATCCCCTTTGAGTTGAGTGCAGGCAAACCCGAACTGTATCCTTACCTGTTAAGCCGGTATGAGCGCCCTTTTCCGATTAAGAAAGTTTGGAATGTTCTATGGCTCAAGGAAGAAAATAGAGCAGAATTAAAATCGCTGGCCGACGCCACAACAGGAATTGTCAGTGGCTTTTCTACTGTAATTGCTCAACTAGATGTCCCGATAACACTTCTCCATTTCAAGATCCTGGACGCCAAAGGATCGCCGGTTCGAACCGTTGAGGTGGACCCCAGAGGATTCTACAAGGGGGAAAGATCCTCAGCGATCAAGGTCTTTTGA